One stretch of Dokdonia sp. Hel_I_53 DNA includes these proteins:
- a CDS encoding DUF6341 family protein, whose product MSLTSFFEAIEDAAEAVLFAPFNALAELELSNWWLANGLNWIFMLICAAALVYWMLELKKYNDNDTEYREAKAHSFLGKDSELDSRL is encoded by the coding sequence ATGAGTTTGACAAGTTTTTTTGAAGCAATTGAAGATGCTGCAGAAGCTGTTTTATTTGCACCTTTTAACGCTTTAGCAGAGCTAGAACTAAGTAATTGGTGGCTGGCTAATGGACTCAATTGGATATTTATGCTTATTTGTGCTGCAGCACTTGTTTACTGGATGCTGGAGCTTAAAAAATATAATGATAATGACACAGAGTACCGTGAGGCAAAAGCACACAGTTTTCTAGGGAAGGACAGCGAGTTAGACAGCCGTCTATAA
- the purD gene encoding phosphoribosylamine--glycine ligase yields MNILILGSGGREHTFAYKIAQSKNCNNLFVAPGNAGTQKIATNIDIGVTDFDAIKTLVLKERIKMVVVGPEDPLVKGIYDFFKGDDALKDVAIIGPSKKGAKLEGSKERAKEFMMAHQIPTAAYAAFTKETLKKGKVFLETLSPPYVLKADGLAAGKGVLILETLEEAKEELEIMLGGKFGEASTTVVIEEFLDGIELSVFVLTDGENYKILPTAKDYKRIGEGDKGLNTGGMGAISPVPFADEIFMQKIEERIVKPTVNGLSKENIEYKGFIFIGLIKVGEEPKVIEYNVRMGDPETEVVLPRIQSDLVELFTAVASQKLDTKDLKIDNRSASTVMLVSGGYPEAYEKGKTITGLDEVSDSIIFHAGTAITENGNIVTNGGRVIAVTSLDSDYKKALKKSYQNIDKLHFDRMNYRKDIGFDL; encoded by the coding sequence ATGAATATTTTAATATTAGGTTCTGGAGGCCGTGAGCACACATTTGCATATAAAATTGCACAAAGTAAAAACTGTAATAACCTTTTTGTAGCTCCTGGGAATGCAGGAACTCAAAAAATTGCAACCAATATTGATATAGGTGTGACAGATTTTGACGCCATCAAAACATTGGTACTCAAAGAGCGTATTAAAATGGTAGTTGTGGGACCAGAAGATCCACTTGTAAAAGGTATTTATGATTTTTTCAAGGGAGATGATGCATTAAAAGATGTGGCAATAATCGGGCCTTCTAAAAAAGGGGCAAAGCTTGAAGGTAGTAAAGAGCGTGCAAAAGAATTTATGATGGCACATCAAATACCTACTGCAGCATATGCTGCTTTTACTAAAGAAACACTTAAAAAAGGGAAAGTATTTTTAGAAACGCTAAGTCCTCCATATGTTTTAAAAGCAGACGGACTTGCCGCAGGAAAAGGAGTACTTATTCTTGAAACCCTCGAAGAAGCGAAGGAAGAACTAGAGATAATGCTTGGCGGAAAATTTGGAGAGGCTAGCACCACTGTTGTCATAGAGGAGTTTTTAGATGGAATAGAGCTAAGTGTATTTGTACTTACAGATGGCGAGAACTATAAAATTTTACCTACCGCAAAGGACTATAAGCGTATAGGTGAAGGAGATAAAGGGCTAAATACGGGAGGAATGGGAGCCATCAGTCCAGTTCCTTTTGCAGATGAAATATTCATGCAGAAGATAGAAGAGCGCATTGTAAAACCTACAGTTAATGGTCTTTCTAAGGAGAATATAGAATATAAAGGGTTCATCTTTATAGGACTCATTAAAGTGGGTGAGGAGCCTAAAGTGATTGAGTACAATGTGCGTATGGGTGACCCAGAAACAGAAGTGGTATTACCACGTATTCAATCTGATCTTGTAGAACTATTTACGGCTGTAGCCAGCCAAAAGCTAGATACGAAAGATTTAAAAATTGACAATCGCAGTGCTTCGACTGTAATGTTAGTATCTGGAGGATATCCAGAAGCTTATGAAAAGGGAAAAACGATCACGGGCCTTGATGAGGTCAGTGATTCTATTATCTTTCATGCAGGTACAGCAATAACAGAGAATGGTAATATCGTTACAAATGGAGGCAGGGTGATTGCTGTTACTTCCTTAGATTCTGATTATAAAAAGGCACTAAAAAAATCCTATCAAAACATAGATAAACTACATTTTGATAGGATGAATTATCGTAAGGATATAGGTTTTGATTTATAG
- a CDS encoding exopolysaccharide biosynthesis polyprenyl glycosylphosphotransferase, producing the protein MAYRVGRYSVYIRPIILFLDIVLIIAIAKLFLIENNHFVIYVIYIAVTWFVTCYKSHFYDIYRYTKPVRIISLLVLQFFIFTLLVFAFFGLFQDAGTSPQRVLKYVTYVFLGITSLKFGVFYLLKTYRAVLGGNHRNVVILGRNKETEELTTFFYENKEYGYEVHKIFDINEPNVSLNSIFSEILSLNVDEVYCSIEQFTNEQLREIAEFTDNHLKLLKFIPDNRELFTKKLEYQYLGITPILSLRRIPIDAPLNHFTKRFFDIVMSIVVIVGVLSWLTPLLAILIKLDSKGPVFFKQKRNGLDYHEFDCYKFRSMLPNDDADLEQVSKNDKRITPIGSFLRKTSIDELPQFINVIKGDMSVVGPRPHMVSHTHMYAERIDKFMVRHFIKPGITGLAQVSGYRGEVENDGDIVNRVKYDIFYVENWSLFLDVKIVLTTLYKAITGDDKAY; encoded by the coding sequence ATGGCATATAGGGTAGGTAGATATTCTGTATATATTAGGCCAATAATCTTGTTTTTAGATATTGTACTCATTATTGCGATTGCTAAATTATTTTTAATTGAAAACAACCACTTCGTAATCTACGTTATCTACATTGCTGTAACATGGTTTGTTACATGCTATAAGTCGCATTTTTATGATATATATAGATACACAAAACCTGTTCGTATTATCTCCCTTTTAGTATTACAATTTTTTATTTTCACTCTACTAGTTTTTGCATTTTTCGGACTTTTTCAAGATGCAGGAACCTCTCCACAAAGAGTTCTTAAATATGTGACATATGTTTTCTTAGGAATTACCTCTTTAAAATTTGGTGTCTTTTACCTTTTAAAAACATATAGAGCTGTTTTAGGTGGGAACCACCGTAATGTAGTGATTTTGGGAAGAAACAAGGAAACAGAAGAGCTCACTACGTTTTTTTATGAGAATAAAGAATATGGATATGAAGTTCACAAAATATTTGATATAAATGAGCCCAATGTGTCTTTAAACAGCATTTTTTCAGAAATACTTTCGTTAAATGTAGATGAGGTATACTGCTCCATAGAACAGTTTACTAATGAGCAGCTAAGGGAAATTGCTGAGTTTACGGATAATCACTTGAAACTTTTAAAATTCATACCTGATAATAGGGAACTATTCACAAAAAAATTAGAATATCAATATTTAGGAATAACGCCAATATTATCCTTAAGGAGGATCCCTATAGACGCTCCGTTAAATCATTTTACAAAACGTTTTTTTGACATTGTAATGTCCATTGTTGTTATTGTTGGCGTGTTATCATGGCTTACACCTCTTCTTGCTATTTTGATTAAACTAGATTCTAAAGGTCCTGTTTTTTTTAAACAAAAGCGCAACGGGTTAGATTATCATGAGTTTGATTGTTACAAATTTAGATCTATGTTGCCTAATGATGATGCAGATCTTGAACAAGTAAGTAAAAATGACAAACGTATTACCCCAATAGGTAGTTTTCTCAGGAAAACGAGTATTGATGAATTACCACAGTTTATTAATGTGATTAAAGGAGATATGTCTGTAGTGGGTCCAAGGCCACACATGGTAAGTCATACACATATGTATGCAGAGCGTATAGATAAGTTTATGGTACGGCATTTTATCAAGCCAGGGATAACAGGTCTAGCACAAGTAAGTGGTTATCGAGGAGAAGTAGAAAACGACGGAGACATTGTAAACCGAGTGAAGTATGACATTTTTTATGTTGAAAATTGGTCTTTATTTTTAGATGTTAAAATTGTTCTCACTACGTTATATAAAGCAATTACTGGAGATGACAAAGCTTACTAA
- a CDS encoding phenylacetate--CoA ligase family protein has protein sequence MKLFEWTLRLNGFDIAFAKAELKRIQSNNNQYYVESAKIDIVNHHKKFNSFYQNFAGTNSTWDWESLPIMTKTSLQQPLETRLSNDFQKDVYKGKTSGSSGHPFIYAKDKHCHALSWASFFDKYQWYDIDLNHSKQARFYGTPLNPLNYYKEKLKDKLANRYRFPIFNLNDETLAQIAHTFKNVDFEYINGYTSSIVLFAKYLKKQRLILKDICPSLKACIVTSEMLFESDRELLNTQFNVTIINEYGASEVGLIAFENENGDFQVDDELLYIEILDENDNILPDGELGRIVITSLYNKAHPFIRYEIGDMGALKHEKNTDKTILSNLQGRTNDIAILPSGKVVPGLTFYYVTKTIIEESGNVSEFIIKQIYPDTFKFIYTSQRPLSTVEKQAVKDATYKYLEKGLNIIFERVPNMNRGKGSKLKQFTALATG, from the coding sequence TTGAAATTATTTGAATGGACATTACGGCTTAATGGGTTTGATATCGCTTTCGCGAAAGCGGAATTAAAGCGTATACAGTCTAATAATAATCAGTATTACGTAGAAAGCGCTAAAATCGATATCGTAAATCACCATAAAAAGTTTAATTCTTTTTATCAAAATTTTGCTGGAACAAACTCAACTTGGGATTGGGAATCATTGCCTATAATGACCAAAACTAGCCTACAACAGCCGCTGGAAACTCGACTTTCAAATGATTTTCAGAAAGATGTATATAAAGGAAAAACCTCTGGCTCTTCTGGGCACCCCTTTATTTATGCAAAAGATAAGCATTGTCATGCCTTAAGCTGGGCAAGTTTTTTTGATAAATATCAATGGTATGATATTGACCTCAATCACTCAAAACAAGCTCGTTTTTATGGGACACCCCTAAACCCATTAAATTACTACAAAGAAAAATTAAAAGATAAGTTAGCTAATAGATACCGCTTTCCTATTTTTAACTTAAACGATGAGACGCTAGCGCAGATCGCACATACGTTTAAAAATGTGGATTTTGAATACATAAATGGTTACACTAGCAGCATTGTACTTTTTGCCAAGTATTTAAAAAAACAGCGACTCATTCTCAAAGATATTTGTCCTTCTTTGAAAGCATGTATCGTTACAAGTGAGATGCTCTTTGAGAGTGATAGAGAGCTATTAAACACTCAGTTTAATGTAACTATTATCAACGAGTACGGGGCTTCTGAAGTAGGACTTATTGCTTTTGAAAATGAAAATGGTGATTTTCAAGTAGATGACGAATTACTCTATATTGAGATCTTAGACGAAAATGACAACATACTTCCAGATGGAGAATTGGGACGTATTGTAATAACATCTCTATACAATAAAGCACATCCTTTTATACGCTATGAAATAGGAGATATGGGTGCCCTGAAACACGAAAAAAATACAGACAAAACTATCCTCAGTAACCTACAAGGCCGTACAAATGATATTGCTATTTTACCGAGCGGAAAGGTTGTACCTGGACTCACTTTTTATTATGTGACAAAAACCATCATTGAAGAAAGTGGTAATGTGAGCGAGTTTATCATAAAACAAATATATCCAGATACTTTTAAGTTTATTTATACCTCGCAAAGACCCTTATCTACGGTAGAAAAACAAGCTGTAAAGGATGCAACCTATAAATATTTAGAAAAAGGACTTAATATCATATTTGAACGCGTCCCGAATATGAATCGTGGCAAAGGATCAAAATTGAAACAATTTACTGCACTTGCTACAGGTTGA
- a CDS encoding glycosyltransferase family 2 protein gives MTKLTNIAPEKPLVSIITPLYNAQDFIVETIESVLSQNYINWEHIIVDDCSTDNSVSIVKEFTGRDERIKLISLSRNGGPSEARNKATLEAKGNYIAFLDADDLWHPQKLNLQIEFMQAHNCAVSFTSYVHINEHGDQVGKRIVALPKLSYKKQHSNNYIGNLTGVYNINMVDKILSPNIKKRQDWGVWLEAIHRSGKSALGIQKDLAYYRVHLNSMSSNKLNLVKYNYLFYRLHLGYGKAKSTWWLLRFFWEYFVLRPKWIQTYKIND, from the coding sequence ATGACAAAGCTTACTAATATAGCACCAGAAAAACCCCTAGTATCTATCATTACCCCTTTGTATAATGCGCAAGATTTTATTGTGGAAACTATAGAAAGTGTGTTATCCCAAAACTATATAAACTGGGAACATATAATTGTAGACGACTGCTCAACCGATAATTCTGTAAGTATTGTCAAAGAATTTACAGGAAGAGATGAGAGAATAAAATTAATTTCGCTTTCGCGAAACGGTGGTCCTTCCGAAGCTCGTAACAAGGCTACACTAGAAGCAAAAGGAAACTACATCGCCTTTTTGGACGCAGATGATTTATGGCATCCACAAAAACTTAACTTACAGATAGAATTTATGCAAGCTCACAACTGTGCTGTATCATTTACCAGTTATGTACATATCAATGAGCATGGAGATCAAGTAGGAAAACGGATTGTTGCGCTACCCAAACTTTCTTATAAAAAGCAACACAGCAATAATTATATTGGTAACCTCACAGGAGTCTATAACATCAATATGGTTGATAAGATACTCTCTCCAAACATTAAAAAACGTCAAGATTGGGGAGTCTGGTTAGAGGCTATACATCGAAGTGGTAAGTCTGCTTTGGGCATTCAAAAAGATCTTGCGTATTATAGAGTGCACCTCAACTCTATGAGCTCAAATAAATTAAATCTCGTTAAGTACAATTACTTGTTTTATAGATTACACCTTGGATATGGGAAGGCAAAGTCCACCTGGTGGTTATTACGTTTTTTTTGGGAGTACTTCGTACTGCGACCTAAATGGATACAGACATATAAAATCAATGATTAA
- a CDS encoding DUF6427 family protein: protein MLTKFFGTAKPIAVIAVLTYMIIGFFYSNKSVFMAPFSWVELLKVFGMLLLFILAMFVLSFVAQKNDLTKRNSYRILLFGAFGLALPEALRDGSILIGGALVLIALRRVISLRSELHMERKILDATFWILLASLAVFYSWVYVIAIYLTLLIYRSNKLHMLFIPIVAICSFCTVGYAILLYYYGAPQDVIVDLPAISFDFKAYNNLQILIAIAFLIGTLLWTIWSYLREQSRASSVLKGRYAVVLTILFISFAFIMMINNKTGAEWYFILPPIVIIVSNYLENTSSLLFKESLLWLIIILPIIIHLV from the coding sequence ATGCTCACAAAATTTTTTGGTACTGCAAAACCCATAGCAGTCATTGCTGTGCTTACCTATATGATCATAGGTTTTTTCTACAGTAATAAGAGTGTTTTTATGGCTCCATTCTCTTGGGTAGAGTTGCTTAAGGTATTTGGAATGTTACTACTTTTTATTTTGGCAATGTTCGTTTTAAGTTTTGTGGCTCAAAAGAATGACCTAACTAAACGTAACTCATATCGAATTTTATTATTTGGAGCCTTCGGTCTAGCTTTACCTGAAGCATTGCGCGATGGGAGTATTTTAATAGGAGGCGCATTAGTGCTTATCGCTTTGCGAAGAGTAATTAGTTTAAGATCAGAATTGCATATGGAGCGTAAGATATTAGACGCAACATTTTGGATATTATTAGCTTCTTTGGCGGTCTTTTATAGTTGGGTTTACGTAATAGCTATTTACCTCACTCTTTTAATCTACAGAAGTAACAAATTGCATATGTTGTTTATACCTATTGTTGCAATATGTAGCTTTTGTACAGTTGGCTATGCAATCCTTTTGTATTATTATGGAGCTCCTCAGGATGTGATCGTTGATTTACCAGCGATTTCATTTGACTTTAAAGCATATAATAACCTCCAGATTCTTATCGCTATCGCATTTTTAATAGGAACGTTACTCTGGACAATATGGAGCTACTTAAGAGAACAAAGTCGTGCGTCTTCAGTTCTCAAAGGGAGATATGCAGTAGTTTTGACCATATTATTTATAAGCTTTGCTTTTATAATGATGATAAATAATAAGACAGGAGCAGAGTGGTATTTTATACTTCCACCTATTGTTATTATCGTGAGTAACTATCTAGAAAACACCTCTAGTCTATTATTTAAAGAGAGTTTACTCTGGCTCATCATAATATTACCCATTATAATTCACCTTGTTTAA